A stretch of the Bacillus sp. FJAT-18017 genome encodes the following:
- a CDS encoding class I SAM-dependent methyltransferase encodes MGKLFPAIYDAAMKGFEENAFKVIRNDLIQKATGKVIEIGSGSGINFPLYTRAESVDAIEPNPYMIKRTKSRLEKAKVPIQSHMLGAEKLSFPDNSFDTVVATLVFCTIPEPNRALDEIKRVAKPGARFLVFEHVRMNHPGMAKAQELLNPVWKRICDGCHLDRDTLSLLKEHEIHIDHVHSYYKGLFLTVEGTIIK; translated from the coding sequence ATGGGAAAATTATTTCCAGCAATATATGATGCAGCAATGAAGGGATTCGAAGAAAATGCTTTTAAGGTTATCCGAAATGACCTAATACAAAAAGCGACAGGGAAAGTGATTGAAATCGGGTCTGGTTCCGGAATCAACTTTCCCCTCTATACGAGAGCAGAAAGTGTGGATGCAATAGAACCAAACCCGTATATGATAAAAAGGACGAAAAGCCGGCTTGAAAAAGCGAAGGTACCCATCCAATCCCATATGCTTGGCGCGGAGAAACTTTCTTTTCCGGATAACAGCTTTGATACGGTGGTGGCAACTTTAGTCTTTTGTACAATACCTGAGCCCAATCGTGCGCTTGATGAAATTAAGAGAGTTGCAAAGCCCGGTGCCAGGTTTCTAGTCTTCGAGCATGTTAGGATGAACCACCCAGGGATGGCAAAGGCACAGGAATTGCTGAATCCAGTATGGAAAAGAATTTGCGACGGCTGCCACTTGGATAGGGATACGCTTTCACTACTAAAAGAACACGAGATCCATATTGATCATGTTCACTCATATTACAAAGGATTGTTTCTGACAGTGGAAGGTACTATAATCAAATGA
- a CDS encoding NRDE family protein: MCLILFAYKVHPRYPLIVASNRDESYERPTAAAHFWEDQPHLLAGRDLEKLGTWMGVTKSGRFAALTNFRDPKEMKATGKLSRGELVADFLRGKASPENYLKAAAQKGSLYPGFNLLAGDQSNLYYYSNIEGVVREVPPGIHGVSNHLLNTPWPKVEGGKKGLESILDKEGAALKMALFQLLKNTDPAEDADLPDTGVGLELERILSPMFIRSEGYGTRCSTILLMEGERLSYTERIYNPKGNTEKDFSINF, encoded by the coding sequence ATGTGCTTAATATTATTTGCCTATAAAGTTCATCCCAGATATCCGTTGATTGTCGCATCCAATCGGGATGAAAGCTACGAACGGCCCACCGCTGCTGCTCACTTTTGGGAGGATCAACCACACCTCCTTGCCGGCAGGGATCTGGAAAAGCTGGGTACTTGGATGGGAGTGACGAAGTCCGGGAGATTTGCCGCCCTGACTAACTTTCGAGACCCTAAAGAGATGAAGGCGACTGGCAAGCTGTCAAGAGGAGAGCTTGTTGCGGACTTCTTGCGGGGAAAAGCTAGTCCTGAGAATTATCTGAAGGCTGCCGCACAAAAGGGAAGCCTTTATCCTGGTTTTAATTTGCTTGCCGGAGATCAATCGAACCTTTATTATTATTCAAATATTGAAGGTGTCGTTCGCGAGGTTCCACCTGGCATACATGGTGTCAGCAATCATCTGCTGAATACACCGTGGCCGAAGGTGGAAGGAGGGAAAAAGGGGTTGGAATCCATCTTGGACAAAGAGGGTGCCGCACTAAAAATGGCTTTATTTCAACTACTAAAAAATACCGACCCCGCTGAAGATGCCGACCTTCCGGATACAGGTGTAGGCCTTGAGCTTGAAAGGATTCTTTCCCCGATGTTTATTAGGAGTGAAGGCTACGGGACGAGGTGCTCGACGATCCTGTTGATGGAGGGAGAAAGACTTTCTTATACAGAACGGATATATAATCCTAAAGGTAATACAGAAAAGGACTTTTCAATAAACTTTTAA
- a CDS encoding phage holin family protein yields the protein MRNYYDAFDLSSLLTLKNMAAGTVAGFAGSVVGKLYGGELHIYFILALILAILFDWAGGITASKKDGSYASAYGLQGVLRTAVMLVLPAWGSMLDIIFHTPAPAFFYAFWGGILFHTLTSMTANFTRAGWDKWIPNWAIQWVASEIEAKIRRSEERSVMPAAEEQAATVEKGVDE from the coding sequence ATGAGAAATTACTATGATGCTTTTGACTTGAGCAGCCTGCTGACACTGAAGAACATGGCAGCCGGCACGGTTGCAGGATTTGCAGGTTCTGTCGTCGGTAAGTTGTACGGAGGGGAGCTGCACATTTACTTTATTCTGGCGCTAATACTAGCAATCCTATTTGATTGGGCAGGCGGTATCACAGCATCTAAGAAGGATGGTTCTTATGCCAGCGCTTATGGTCTCCAAGGTGTCTTGCGAACGGCTGTCATGCTCGTTTTACCAGCCTGGGGAAGCATGCTCGATATCATCTTCCACACTCCTGCCCCAGCGTTCTTCTACGCTTTCTGGGGTGGCATCCTGTTCCATACTCTAACATCTATGACTGCCAACTTTACAAGGGCAGGTTGGGATAAGTGGATTCCGAATTGGGCTATCCAGTGGGTGGCCAGTGAGATTGAGGCAAAGATTAGACGGTCTGAGGAAAGGTCAGTAATGCCAGCTGCCGAAGAACAGGCGGCCACAGTAGAAAAGGGAGTGGATGAGTAA
- a CDS encoding helix-turn-helix transcriptional regulator, which yields MFENRIDYWMNEKGLKNKHLAKLCKVSEQTYSSWRQNKSQPKLDQAVVIAQALHIQLDQLVKRKENEK from the coding sequence ATGTTTGAAAATAGAATCGACTACTGGATGAATGAAAAAGGTCTAAAGAATAAGCATCTTGCTAAACTCTGTAAGGTGTCGGAGCAAACGTACTCCAGCTGGCGGCAAAATAAGTCACAGCCAAAGCTAGATCAGGCAGTCGTTATTGCTCAGGCCTTACATATCCAGCTAGATCAGTTAGTCAAAAGGAAGGAAAATGAGAAGTGA
- a CDS encoding DUF6711 family protein: MALISISGVALPTPSEYDVGIIDLSKAERNAKGTMIIERIATKRKLEVGWAFLTGAEYSRILNLVDPVFFSVTYFDPKANGMKTGTFYSGDRQAPMLIFKNGQAEWKDIKFSLIEK, encoded by the coding sequence ATGGCACTGATCAGCATCAGCGGGGTGGCTTTACCCACTCCATCTGAATATGACGTGGGCATTATTGATTTAAGTAAAGCAGAGCGAAATGCCAAGGGAACGATGATTATTGAACGGATTGCCACTAAAAGAAAGCTTGAGGTTGGATGGGCTTTTTTAACGGGGGCAGAGTATAGCAGAATCCTTAACTTGGTGGACCCCGTATTCTTTTCTGTTACCTACTTCGACCCTAAAGCAAACGGAATGAAAACAGGAACTTTTTATTCTGGGGATCGCCAGGCACCGATGTTAATTTTTAAAAACGGACAGGCTGAATGGAAAGATATCAAATTCAGCTTGATAGAAAAGTAG
- a CDS encoding FtsK/SpoIIIE domain-containing protein: protein MSFWANLMARKRLIKAFRAGGIHLTVGSDERKIYPKIHSIRSTDHSTEYVFTLPTGLNPKTVQKNLFAFQQIFGKNVIVDGEVKKYVLTVNNDSLPKELTYSYKDITPALDGLEMPIVCGKDSAGEWMVYNAITEPNCLVSGEPGAGKSTQVRQIITTLIQHKSPEDLHIYLGDLKMSEFFLFKRVRHVKSVCVYPDDMARMLEYIHKELERRGELLNKFNVTHITKLPVTEKQPFILLCIDEIVMIMDDRDMKKQLVQIVALGRALGIYCILSLQRPSHDILDTKVRGLLTVRMGFRTTDFMNSKIIGTPGSEKISKETPGRFLIKRDELTELQAPYLTEEEAEKILMNYRVPDWKDMFARGYKVKKVAEESVEPKQLTEEDVFG, encoded by the coding sequence ATGAGTTTCTGGGCAAATTTAATGGCACGTAAGAGGCTAATTAAGGCATTCCGCGCCGGAGGTATTCACCTGACTGTAGGAAGTGACGAACGCAAGATATATCCCAAAATCCACTCTATCCGTAGCACCGACCACTCCACCGAATATGTATTTACCCTTCCAACTGGTTTGAATCCCAAAACTGTGCAAAAGAACCTGTTTGCTTTCCAACAAATATTTGGCAAGAATGTCATCGTTGATGGTGAAGTTAAGAAATATGTTTTAACCGTCAATAATGACAGTCTGCCGAAGGAATTAACCTACAGCTATAAAGATATTACTCCTGCTCTTGATGGGCTAGAAATGCCAATTGTGTGCGGTAAAGACAGTGCTGGAGAGTGGATGGTCTACAATGCTATAACGGAACCGAATTGCCTTGTTTCTGGTGAGCCAGGAGCCGGTAAGAGTACGCAAGTAAGGCAGATCATTACAACACTAATCCAACACAAGTCGCCTGAGGACTTACACATTTATTTAGGCGATTTAAAGATGAGTGAATTCTTTCTGTTTAAAAGGGTGCGGCATGTTAAAAGTGTTTGTGTTTATCCGGATGATATGGCTAGGATGTTGGAATACATCCACAAGGAACTTGAACGGCGTGGGGAACTGCTAAATAAATTTAACGTCACTCATATTACCAAGCTGCCGGTAACCGAAAAGCAGCCGTTTATCCTGTTATGTATCGATGAAATTGTCATGATAATGGATGACAGGGATATGAAGAAACAGCTTGTTCAAATCGTAGCTTTAGGCAGGGCCCTGGGGATTTATTGCATACTCTCATTACAACGGCCTTCCCATGATATTTTAGATACAAAAGTCCGTGGATTATTAACTGTGAGAATGGGCTTTCGTACCACGGATTTTATGAACTCTAAGATTATAGGTACACCTGGAAGTGAGAAGATTAGCAAAGAAACCCCGGGCCGATTCCTGATTAAGCGAGATGAACTCACAGAGCTGCAAGCCCCATACCTTACGGAAGAAGAAGCAGAAAAAATACTGATGAATTATCGTGTTCCTGACTGGAAGGATATGTTCGCAAGAGGCTATAAGGTGAAGAAGGTTGCGGAAGAGTCTGTGGAACCTAAACAACTAACCGAAGAGGATGTGTTTGGCTGA
- a CDS encoding heme biosynthesis protein HemY, whose translation MKVKINRNAAKVLKQMLKDQAEEGKMFRVIITHMHGDHAHYDLVIDSPTEHDEVVKTDKDIDIIVDKREKFLDGVWIQYFYVPKEEFVITNPSKEGHGHHHHH comes from the coding sequence ATGAAAGTTAAAATTAACCGAAATGCCGCGAAGGTTCTTAAACAAATGCTGAAAGATCAGGCGGAAGAAGGAAAAATGTTCCGCGTTATTATTACTCATATGCATGGCGACCATGCTCACTATGATCTGGTCATTGATTCACCTACCGAGCATGATGAAGTAGTGAAAACCGATAAAGATATCGATATCATCGTTGATAAGCGTGAAAAATTCCTAGATGGTGTTTGGATCCAGTACTTCTACGTACCGAAAGAGGAATTTGTTATTACCAACCCAAGCAAAGAAGGCCACGGCCATCACCATCACCATTAA
- a CDS encoding potassium channel family protein: MLVWRRLFSQVVKRKYWALLFGTIAYILINALIIQLIEPETFTTPLHAAWYIMTTMTTVGYGDVSVQTAAGRLWVMLVVFTLGIGLFGLVIGVIADSFGQYRLLKEEGKLAFKEKNHYVVMGWTSKSKEAIKEILAANSQQAIVLIDELDKSPIDHEMVHYIQGSPTDFETFKKANLESAASVMIFAPNGIEQADLADGKTLLIASSIENYDEGISENIYTIAEVLNDKHVRNFQHVKVDEFILSHTFVSHLMAKTAQTRGTSKIITKLISQQDGEGGNDLWEVQARPGWLTYGDAYEELKSKGAHLIADGSNLNVLDRLNKSLPANEKLYVICDSKTYKAL, from the coding sequence ATGCTTGTCTGGAGGAGATTATTTTCACAGGTTGTGAAACGGAAATATTGGGCACTATTGTTCGGGACAATTGCCTACATACTCATTAACGCTCTAATCATACAACTGATTGAGCCAGAAACATTTACTACTCCCTTGCATGCAGCATGGTACATCATGACAACAATGACCACTGTCGGCTATGGGGATGTTTCTGTGCAGACAGCTGCAGGCAGGCTCTGGGTCATGTTAGTTGTTTTCACACTGGGGATTGGCCTTTTCGGACTCGTTATTGGAGTCATTGCCGACTCGTTCGGCCAATACAGGTTATTGAAGGAGGAAGGAAAGTTGGCTTTCAAGGAAAAAAATCACTATGTCGTTATGGGCTGGACATCAAAATCAAAGGAAGCTATCAAGGAAATCCTAGCGGCAAATTCCCAACAGGCTATTGTTTTGATAGATGAATTAGACAAATCTCCGATAGACCACGAGATGGTCCATTATATCCAGGGCAGCCCTACAGATTTTGAGACATTCAAAAAGGCGAATTTGGAGTCCGCCGCTTCGGTGATGATTTTTGCCCCTAACGGAATTGAACAGGCTGACCTTGCGGATGGAAAAACACTGTTGATTGCTTCAAGTATCGAAAACTATGATGAGGGAATTTCTGAAAACATCTACACCATTGCCGAAGTACTCAATGATAAGCATGTCCGTAATTTTCAACATGTAAAGGTAGATGAATTCATCCTCTCTCACACCTTCGTATCCCATCTTATGGCAAAAACCGCACAGACCCGCGGAACAAGTAAGATTATTACCAAGCTGATAAGCCAACAGGATGGCGAGGGCGGAAATGATTTATGGGAAGTCCAGGCAAGACCCGGCTGGCTGACATATGGTGATGCTTATGAAGAACTTAAGTCAAAAGGAGCGCATTTAATAGCCGATGGCTCAAACTTAAATGTTCTTGACCGGCTCAACAAATCGCTTCCTGCGAATGAAAAGCTTTATGTTATCTGTGACAGCAAAACATATAAAGCACTATAG
- a CDS encoding ArsB/NhaD family transporter yields MEGQTILAIGIFLIAYAFIVTEKIHRTIVAMAGGILMILLGILDQETALHHIDFNTLGLLTGMMLIVAITAETGLFRYLAIWSAKKVKGDPLKLLVVLGFITAGASAFLDNVTTVLLIVPVTFSITRQLKVNPMPYLITQIVASNIGGTATLIGDPPNIMLGSAVEELTFSAFIFNLAPIAIIVLIVNIAILAFLYRNSLTTTDELKSGIMNLNEKAEITDSRLLKKSLVVLALTIVGFFLHQVIHVENATIALAGAFLLLLLTGEEYLEDSMKKVEWLTLFFFIGLFVLVGGLMETGVISLIAERLVNWTGGDVTVASLLILWVSAIASAFIDNIPFVATMIPMIKDMGSMGISNLEPLWWSLALGACLGGNGTLIGASANVIVAGMAAKEKHPISFVKFMIVAFPLMILSIVICTIYVYLRYLV; encoded by the coding sequence TTGGAAGGTCAGACTATACTGGCAATCGGGATTTTTCTGATTGCATACGCGTTTATCGTGACGGAGAAGATTCATAGAACAATCGTTGCGATGGCGGGTGGGATTCTTATGATTCTCCTGGGCATACTTGACCAGGAAACAGCCCTGCATCATATTGATTTCAATACCCTCGGACTTTTAACAGGAATGATGCTTATTGTTGCGATCACTGCCGAGACCGGGCTGTTCCGCTACCTCGCCATTTGGTCAGCAAAGAAAGTAAAAGGAGATCCTCTAAAATTATTAGTTGTATTGGGATTCATCACTGCTGGTGCATCTGCCTTTCTTGACAATGTCACGACTGTCCTCTTAATTGTTCCAGTCACTTTCAGCATCACTAGGCAATTGAAGGTTAATCCTATGCCATACCTTATTACCCAAATTGTTGCCTCAAATATTGGCGGGACCGCAACCTTAATCGGTGACCCGCCAAATATCATGCTTGGCAGCGCGGTCGAGGAACTTACCTTTTCAGCATTCATATTTAACTTGGCTCCAATAGCTATTATTGTTCTTATCGTGAATATTGCCATACTCGCATTTCTTTACCGAAATTCACTAACCACAACGGATGAACTAAAGTCTGGAATTATGAATTTAAACGAGAAGGCCGAAATAACCGATAGCCGTTTGTTAAAAAAATCGCTGGTTGTTCTTGCCTTGACTATCGTCGGTTTCTTCCTCCATCAGGTCATTCATGTGGAGAATGCAACCATTGCTCTGGCGGGTGCTTTCCTGCTGCTACTTTTGACGGGAGAAGAATATCTTGAAGATTCCATGAAAAAAGTAGAATGGCTGACACTTTTCTTCTTTATCGGTCTATTCGTCCTTGTTGGCGGCCTAATGGAAACAGGTGTCATTTCTCTTATAGCTGAAAGGCTGGTCAACTGGACTGGCGGTGATGTAACAGTCGCTTCTCTTTTAATACTCTGGGTTAGTGCGATCGCCTCTGCCTTCATTGATAACATTCCGTTCGTTGCGACGATGATCCCAATGATAAAGGATATGGGCTCAATGGGAATATCCAATCTTGAACCGCTTTGGTGGAGCCTTGCTTTAGGCGCCTGCCTAGGTGGCAATGGAACGTTGATTGGCGCTAGTGCGAATGTCATTGTGGCGGGAATGGCCGCAAAAGAAAAGCATCCTATTTCTTTTGTTAAGTTCATGATTGTTGCTTTTCCGCTAATGATTCTTTCAATTGTGATTTGTACGATTTATGTTTATCTCAGGTATCTGGTTTAG
- a CDS encoding alpha/beta hydrolase, whose amino-acid sequence MDYKVIEGAEAFYMESGEIGIVLCHGFNGTPQSVREVGEMLRQKGFTVYAPRLNGHGTHYLDMEQYDYKDWLTSVKEAISFLQKNCTQVYVAGQSMGGSIALHCAASLPAIDGIITINAALDIPCYEAEGNSKQRFIPEGKPDIKAQDVYEIAYDRVPRSAIKNLLALSKETKSKLGMVTCPALIIKSKIDNVVPPRSSDIAFTRIASKPKKLITLKNSYHVATMDNDKGVIANEIAKFITANSRGRAMNNQNPGKEHVR is encoded by the coding sequence ATGGACTATAAAGTAATCGAAGGTGCCGAGGCTTTTTATATGGAGAGTGGTGAAATTGGAATAGTCCTTTGCCATGGCTTCAATGGTACTCCTCAAAGCGTACGGGAAGTCGGAGAGATGTTGCGGCAAAAAGGATTTACAGTATATGCCCCGCGGCTCAATGGGCACGGGACTCATTACCTGGATATGGAGCAGTACGATTACAAAGACTGGCTAACTTCTGTTAAAGAGGCTATATCCTTTTTACAAAAAAACTGTACCCAAGTTTACGTGGCCGGCCAATCCATGGGCGGATCCATTGCATTGCATTGCGCCGCCTCCTTACCCGCAATAGACGGCATCATCACGATTAATGCGGCACTTGACATTCCTTGTTATGAAGCAGAAGGGAACAGCAAACAGCGGTTTATTCCTGAAGGGAAACCCGATATAAAAGCGCAGGATGTTTATGAAATTGCTTATGATCGAGTCCCACGTTCCGCTATTAAAAACCTGCTTGCCCTTTCAAAGGAAACCAAATCAAAACTCGGCATGGTAACATGCCCCGCGCTAATCATTAAATCGAAAATTGACAATGTCGTCCCTCCTCGCAGTTCTGATATTGCTTTTACCAGGATTGCCTCAAAGCCCAAAAAGCTGATAACACTCAAAAATTCCTATCATGTCGCTACGATGGACAATGACAAGGGGGTTATCGCTAATGAAATTGCCAAGTTTATTACGGCAAACAGCAGAGGAAGGGCTATGAACAACCAGAATCCAGGCAAAGAGCATGTCAGGTGA
- a CDS encoding N-acetylmuramoyl-L-alanine amidase gives MATALWKEDIVQKNRFSRPGISLLSVMAIVVHWTANPGGSDEAHANYFDGEDGGGGRAASAHLFVDRDSASLIVPLNEVAYQANEKPSKVKRLLASVPTYRGGNANLNTIGVEMCVEKDGTIHKDTVARTVKVVAELCKRFKLDPSADIYRHYDITGKNCPAPWVARPDLFEQFKKDVKVASTPKPTIKAVYHVVKKGETVSGIALKYKTTIQRIKVLNKLKNIDLIYPGQKLRVK, from the coding sequence ATGGCAACTGCACTTTGGAAAGAGGATATTGTTCAAAAGAATAGGTTTTCTAGACCAGGTATATCGTTATTGTCTGTGATGGCCATTGTAGTCCATTGGACAGCTAATCCCGGGGGAAGTGACGAGGCACACGCCAATTACTTTGATGGGGAAGACGGCGGCGGTGGCAGGGCTGCATCTGCTCATCTATTTGTTGATCGCGACAGCGCATCCCTAATCGTCCCACTAAATGAAGTGGCCTATCAAGCAAATGAAAAACCTTCCAAGGTCAAGAGGCTGCTTGCTTCGGTTCCAACTTATAGGGGCGGGAATGCAAACCTTAATACAATCGGAGTGGAAATGTGCGTTGAGAAGGATGGAACTATTCATAAGGATACGGTGGCGAGGACCGTTAAGGTGGTAGCTGAGCTGTGCAAGAGGTTTAAGCTGGATCCTTCAGCTGATATTTACAGGCACTATGACATTACTGGAAAAAACTGCCCGGCTCCATGGGTAGCAAGACCTGACTTGTTCGAGCAGTTCAAGAAGGATGTTAAGGTTGCTTCGACTCCAAAGCCAACAATCAAGGCTGTATACCATGTTGTCAAAAAAGGCGAAACGGTTTCGGGAATTGCGCTGAAGTATAAAACAACCATTCAAAGAATCAAGGTCCTGAACAAACTTAAGAATATAGATTTGATTTACCCTGGGCAAAAATTAAGGGTGAAATAA
- a CDS encoding PH domain-containing protein — translation MGFLDGLMGNASEVSLPEVQKEYAKVLAPGESIEKAYKLLRDMFIFTNRRLILVDKQGITGKKTEYHSIPYRNITHFSIETAGSFDLDAELKIWISGSQLPLQKQFNKSLNIYELQSVLAAYVLK, via the coding sequence ATGGGATTTTTAGATGGATTGATGGGGAATGCGTCAGAAGTAAGCCTGCCCGAGGTCCAGAAGGAATATGCAAAAGTCCTGGCACCTGGAGAGTCGATTGAAAAAGCTTATAAGCTGCTCCGTGATATGTTCATATTTACGAACCGCCGTTTGATTCTTGTAGACAAGCAAGGGATAACCGGAAAAAAGACCGAGTATCATTCAATTCCTTACCGAAACATTACACATTTCAGTATTGAAACAGCCGGAAGCTTTGATCTGGATGCCGAGTTGAAAATCTGGATTTCAGGAAGCCAGCTGCCGTTACAAAAGCAATTTAATAAAAGCTTGAATATATACGAGCTCCAGAGCGTCCTGGCAGCTTACGTCTTAAAATAA
- the fbpA gene encoding Fur-regulated basic protein FbpA, which yields MVKLSKLVEERKEELIEALILRNVYKTSDHQHLYDAPLKTLEYEYKLVLKREESQ from the coding sequence ATGGTAAAGTTGTCCAAACTTGTGGAGGAGCGAAAGGAGGAATTGATTGAGGCACTCATTCTCAGGAATGTCTATAAAACATCGGATCACCAGCACTTATACGACGCACCTTTAAAAACATTGGAGTATGAATACAAGCTTGTTTTGAAAAGGGAGGAAAGTCAATAA